In a genomic window of Saccharothrix sp. HUAS TT1:
- a CDS encoding multidrug efflux SMR transporter: protein MHWLYLAIATVFEVAFALGTNATKGFTRLWPSIFTLLAAAGGIFFLSLALKTLDVGVGYTIWTGIGSVGTVVLGVFLFKERLNAAKILCFGAIILGVIGLRVASGV from the coding sequence ATGCACTGGTTGTACCTCGCGATTGCCACCGTCTTCGAAGTCGCGTTCGCGCTCGGCACCAACGCGACCAAGGGCTTCACCCGGTTGTGGCCCTCCATCTTCACGCTGCTGGCGGCGGCGGGCGGCATCTTCTTCCTCAGCCTGGCCCTGAAGACGCTGGACGTCGGCGTCGGCTACACCATCTGGACCGGCATCGGCTCCGTCGGCACCGTCGTGCTCGGCGTGTTCCTGTTCAAGGAGCGCCTGAACGCCGCGAAGATCCTGTGCTTCGGCGCGATCATCCTCGGCGTCATCGGCCTCCGCGTCGCCTCCGGCGTCTGA
- a CDS encoding AMP-binding protein, whose product MQACTGTGSGQRRRRRPEQVSKATSGFTGITSDGQFTPALVEARLYLDAVLSALKKYAEETPRAIAVKDATAEWTYERLWRSARSAAADLRASGARRGRAVALHAAKSPESIALVVACGLADVPVLLPSVDLGPDAAAALRERASCSHTITWRHRSAPGGPLCFSVEPSGLPPRAPLPADTPLVLTTSGSTGVPKPVALSGAGVERFLRWAATEFGIGRGTVVLSYAPLNFDLTLLDIWTTLHAGGTVRLVDKAEATDGRALRALLAEDRVEVVQAVPLLFRLLDGDGASFPAVRHVITTGDVLPPQQLPRLAELFPNAAAHNLYGCTETNDSAIHRIDPDRDATRRALPIGRPIAGAELLVVDADDRPLAGAAVGELLVSTPFQAHGYLDRSLTASRFTTIRDGGSAKVFYRSGDIVRRDADGLLHLEGRDDFHVKVRGVRTNMQEVEHVLGSHPDVQEVAVVAVPDDTAGHRLHAELRTTAGSRVNGLHLRVHCAASLPRTAIPSSFRMNDRDLPRTSTGKVDRTAILASLSTEGN is encoded by the coding sequence GTGCAAGCATGTACTGGTACTGGATCCGGTCAGCGTCGGAGAAGACGGCCCGAGCAGGTCTCGAAGGCCACCTCCGGTTTCACCGGGATCACTTCCGATGGTCAATTCACGCCAGCCTTGGTGGAGGCTCGCTTGTATCTCGACGCCGTTCTTTCTGCTTTAAAAAAATACGCCGAGGAGACGCCCCGGGCCATTGCGGTGAAAGACGCGACGGCCGAGTGGACGTACGAGCGGCTGTGGCGGTCCGCGCGCTCGGCCGCCGCCGACCTCCGGGCCTCGGGCGCCCGCCGGGGACGCGCCGTCGCGCTGCACGCCGCCAAGTCGCCCGAGTCGATCGCGCTGGTCGTGGCCTGCGGGCTCGCCGACGTGCCGGTGCTGCTGCCATCGGTCGACCTGGGCCCCGACGCGGCCGCCGCGCTGCGGGAGCGCGCCTCCTGCTCGCACACCATCACGTGGCGGCACCGGTCGGCGCCGGGCGGGCCGCTGTGCTTCTCCGTCGAGCCGAGCGGCCTGCCACCCCGCGCACCGCTGCCCGCGGACACACCGCTCGTGCTGACCACGTCCGGCTCGACCGGCGTGCCGAAGCCGGTGGCGCTGTCCGGTGCGGGCGTCGAGCGGTTCCTGCGCTGGGCGGCCACCGAGTTCGGGATCGGCCGGGGCACGGTGGTGCTCAGCTACGCGCCGCTCAACTTCGACCTGACCCTGCTGGACATCTGGACCACGCTGCACGCCGGTGGGACGGTCCGGCTGGTCGACAAGGCCGAGGCCACCGACGGCCGGGCGCTGCGGGCGCTGCTCGCCGAGGACCGGGTCGAGGTCGTGCAGGCGGTGCCGCTGCTGTTCCGCCTGCTCGACGGCGACGGCGCGAGCTTCCCCGCCGTCCGGCACGTCATCACCACCGGCGACGTGCTGCCGCCGCAGCAGCTGCCCCGGCTCGCCGAGCTGTTCCCGAACGCCGCGGCGCACAACCTGTACGGCTGCACGGAGACCAACGACAGCGCGATCCACCGGATCGACCCCGACCGGGACGCGACCCGGCGGGCGCTGCCCATCGGCCGTCCGATCGCCGGCGCCGAACTGCTCGTGGTGGACGCCGACGACCGGCCGCTGGCCGGTGCGGCCGTGGGCGAGCTGCTGGTCAGCACGCCGTTCCAGGCGCACGGCTACCTCGACCGGTCGCTGACCGCGTCCCGCTTCACCACGATCCGGGACGGCGGGTCGGCCAAGGTCTTCTACCGCTCCGGCGACATCGTCCGCCGCGACGCCGACGGCCTGCTGCACCTGGAGGGCCGCGACGACTTCCACGTGAAGGTCCGCGGCGTGCGCACGAACATGCAGGAGGTCGAGCACGTGCTCGGCAGCCACCCGGACGTCCAGGAGGTGGCGGTGGTCGCCGTCCCGGACGACACCGCGGGCCACCGCCTGCACGCCGAGCTGCGCACCACGGCCGGCAGCCGGGTCAACGGCCTGCACCTGCGGGTGCACTGCGCCGCGTCGCTGCCGCGCACCGCCATCCCCTCCAGCTTCCGGATGAACGACCGCGACCTGCCCCGGACCTCCACCGGGAAGGTCGACCGCACCGCGATCCTCGCCAGCCTCAGCACCGAAGGGAACTAG
- a CDS encoding DsbA family protein translates to MTVQVVVYSDYVCPYCLLAEGIVEQAVAGKDAEVVWRPFELRPEPTPTLRPEDDYLPAVWRQSVYPMARRLGVPIVLPSVSPQPYTHTAFEGFCFAEDHGRGAEYTAAVFRAFFQDERNIGEHDVLTDIAESIGLDGAAFRAALEDRRYRDRHREALRQAARDEVSAVPTILVGNRRISGVPDPDALTALVDEAIAARSASASH, encoded by the coding sequence ATGACCGTCCAAGTCGTTGTCTACTCCGACTACGTGTGCCCCTACTGCCTGCTGGCGGAGGGCATCGTCGAGCAGGCGGTGGCCGGCAAGGACGCCGAAGTCGTGTGGCGACCGTTCGAGCTGCGGCCCGAGCCGACCCCGACGCTGCGGCCCGAGGACGACTACCTGCCCGCCGTGTGGCGGCAGTCGGTCTACCCGATGGCCCGGCGCCTCGGCGTGCCGATCGTGCTGCCGTCCGTCTCGCCGCAGCCGTACACGCACACGGCGTTCGAGGGCTTCTGCTTCGCCGAGGACCACGGCAGGGGCGCCGAGTACACCGCCGCCGTCTTCCGCGCGTTCTTCCAGGACGAGCGGAACATCGGCGAGCACGACGTGCTGACCGACATCGCCGAGTCGATCGGCCTGGACGGCGCCGCCTTCCGCGCGGCGCTGGAGGACCGGCGCTACCGCGACCGGCACCGCGAGGCGCTGCGGCAGGCCGCTCGCGACGAGGTCTCCGCCGTGCCCACGATCCTCGTCGGCAACCGCCGGATCAGCGGCGTGCCCGACCCCGACGCCCTGACCGCCCTGGTCGACGAGGCGATCGCCGCCCGGTCCGCGTCCGCTTCCCACTGA
- the aceB gene encoding malate synthase A — protein sequence MSGVRVLGGEVERGAEILTPDALEFVAGLHRAFAGRHAELMRRRAHRRPLGFLEETRHVREGDWRVAEAPGPLRDRRVEITGPTERKMTVNALNSGAKVWLADLEDANTPHWHNVVSGQVNLYDAGRGTIEHTTPEGKRYALRDDVARPAIVVRPRGWHLPERHVEVDGEPAIGALVDFGLHFFHNAELGVPYYYLPKMESHLEARLWNEVFTAAQAELGVPHGSVRATVLIETIPAAFEMEEILYELRDHAAGLNAGRWDYLFSVIKYFRDAGPDAVLPDRNSITMTAPFMRAYTELLVRTCHKRGAFAIGGMAAFIPNRRDPDVTRQALAKVRDDKSREAGDGFDGSWVAHPDLVPVCREVFDQALRGEPNQLAELRPEVSVTAEQLLDFGSAGGGATRAGVESAVDVGVRYLMSWLGGNGAAAIHNLMEDAATAEISRSQLWQWVHNDVVLDDGTPVTAELVRAVLADVRGGLDGEHLDPAVELFEQVALSDEFVDFLTLPAYERIG from the coding sequence ATGTCCGGTGTTCGCGTCCTCGGGGGCGAGGTGGAGCGCGGGGCGGAAATCCTCACGCCGGACGCGCTGGAGTTCGTGGCCGGGCTGCACCGGGCGTTCGCCGGTCGGCACGCCGAGCTGATGCGCCGCCGCGCGCACCGCCGCCCGCTCGGCTTCCTGGAGGAGACCCGGCACGTCCGCGAGGGCGACTGGCGCGTCGCCGAGGCGCCCGGACCGCTGCGCGACCGCCGGGTCGAGATCACCGGCCCGACCGAGCGCAAGATGACCGTCAACGCGCTCAACTCCGGCGCGAAGGTGTGGCTGGCCGACCTGGAGGACGCCAACACGCCGCACTGGCACAACGTCGTCTCCGGCCAGGTCAACCTCTACGACGCCGGCCGCGGCACGATCGAGCACACCACGCCGGAGGGCAAGCGCTACGCCCTGCGCGACGACGTGGCCCGGCCGGCGATCGTGGTCCGGCCGCGCGGCTGGCACCTGCCCGAGCGGCACGTCGAGGTCGACGGCGAGCCCGCCATCGGCGCGCTGGTCGACTTCGGCCTGCACTTCTTCCACAACGCCGAGCTGGGCGTGCCCTACTACTACCTGCCGAAGATGGAGAGCCACCTCGAAGCCCGGCTGTGGAACGAGGTCTTCACCGCCGCGCAGGCCGAGCTGGGCGTGCCGCACGGCTCCGTCCGCGCGACCGTGCTGATCGAGACGATCCCCGCCGCGTTCGAGATGGAGGAGATCCTCTACGAGCTGCGCGACCACGCGGCCGGCCTGAACGCGGGCCGCTGGGACTACCTGTTCAGCGTCATCAAGTACTTCCGCGACGCGGGGCCGGACGCCGTGCTGCCCGACCGCAACAGCATCACGATGACCGCGCCGTTCATGCGCGCCTACACCGAGCTGCTGGTGCGCACGTGCCACAAGCGCGGCGCGTTCGCCATCGGCGGGATGGCCGCGTTCATCCCGAACCGGCGCGACCCCGACGTCACGCGGCAGGCGTTGGCGAAGGTGCGCGACGACAAGAGCCGCGAGGCGGGTGACGGGTTCGACGGCTCGTGGGTCGCGCACCCGGACCTCGTGCCGGTCTGCCGGGAGGTCTTCGACCAGGCGCTCCGGGGCGAGCCCAACCAGCTGGCCGAGCTGCGGCCGGAGGTGTCCGTCACGGCCGAGCAGCTGCTGGACTTCGGGTCCGCCGGCGGCGGCGCGACCCGTGCCGGGGTGGAGTCGGCGGTGGACGTCGGTGTGCGCTACCTGATGTCGTGGCTGGGCGGCAACGGCGCGGCGGCCATCCACAACCTGATGGAGGACGCCGCCACCGCCGAGATCTCCCGCTCCCAGCTGTGGCAGTGGGTGCACAACGACGTGGTGCTCGACGACGGCACGCCGGTCACCGCCGAGCTGGTGCGCGCCGTGCTGGCCGACGTCCGGGGCGGGCTCGACGGCGAGCACCTGGACCCGGCCGTCGAGCTGTTCGAGCAGGTCGCGCTGTCCGACGAGTTCGTGGACTTCCTGACCCTGCCCGCCTACGAGCGGATCGGCTGA
- a CDS encoding maleate cis-trans isomerase: MTERTFRRDGWDARVRIGVVVPHADVGPEAELRAMAPADVSVHAHRLHFGAMRPGGVMDPKIPHQPVTSFTDEPYLDDTVESLAASPLDVIALGFTSSSYKHGVDGEQALLRRLAPRTRGMPLVTTCLAASNAMRALGVRSMALVNPPWFDRELDLAGARYFTDQGFDVVHHAPSGLPSSQADIIPGLLFDWVKSVADGADAVFVAGNGQRAVGIVEALEDELGTAVLTANQVLLWQSLRETAPDVEVHGYGRVFRVGAFEGV; the protein is encoded by the coding sequence ATGACCGAGCGGACCTTCAGGCGTGACGGCTGGGACGCGCGCGTGCGGATCGGCGTCGTGGTGCCGCACGCGGACGTGGGCCCGGAGGCCGAGTTGCGGGCGATGGCGCCCGCCGACGTCTCCGTCCACGCCCACCGGCTGCACTTCGGCGCCATGCGCCCCGGCGGGGTGATGGACCCGAAGATCCCGCACCAGCCCGTCACGTCGTTCACCGACGAGCCGTACCTGGACGACACGGTGGAGAGCCTGGCCGCGTCACCGCTGGACGTGATCGCGCTCGGCTTCACCAGCTCGTCGTACAAGCACGGCGTCGACGGCGAGCAGGCCCTGCTGCGGCGGTTGGCGCCGCGGACGCGGGGGATGCCGCTGGTGACGACCTGCCTCGCGGCCTCGAACGCGATGCGCGCGCTGGGCGTGCGGTCGATGGCGCTGGTCAACCCGCCGTGGTTCGACCGGGAACTGGACCTGGCGGGCGCTCGGTACTTCACCGACCAGGGCTTCGACGTCGTGCACCACGCGCCGAGCGGGCTGCCGAGCAGCCAGGCCGACATCATCCCGGGCCTGCTGTTCGACTGGGTGAAGTCGGTGGCGGACGGGGCCGACGCGGTGTTCGTGGCGGGCAACGGCCAGCGCGCCGTCGGCATCGTCGAGGCGCTGGAGGACGAGCTGGGCACCGCGGTGCTCACCGCCAACCAGGTCCTGCTCTGGCAGTCGCTGCGCGAGACCGCGCCGGACGTCGAGGTGCACGGCTACGGCCGCGTATTCCGGGTCGGGGCGTTCGAGGGGGTCTGA
- a CDS encoding multidrug efflux SMR transporter, whose translation MSKQTKDAPVTATAAETATTDAPAAPAQTDVRSWTYLLIAAVFEVVFALGTNGSHGFTHLGWSITTVLAAAGGIFFLSLALKTLDVGVGYTVWTGIGSVGTVIFGTLVFDESISLLKAACFVLIIGGVVGLKMSSKPAPAPEATA comes from the coding sequence ATGAGCAAGCAGACCAAGGACGCCCCGGTCACCGCGACCGCGGCCGAGACCGCCACGACCGACGCGCCTGCCGCACCCGCGCAGACCGACGTGCGCTCGTGGACCTACCTGCTGATCGCCGCCGTGTTCGAGGTCGTGTTCGCCCTCGGCACCAACGGGTCCCACGGCTTCACCCACCTCGGGTGGTCCATCACCACCGTGCTCGCGGCGGCGGGCGGCATCTTCTTCCTCAGCCTGGCCCTGAAGACGCTGGACGTCGGCGTCGGCTACACCGTCTGGACCGGCATCGGCTCCGTCGGCACGGTGATCTTCGGGACCCTGGTGTTCGACGAGTCCATCTCGCTGCTCAAGGCGGCCTGCTTCGTGCTGATCATCGGCGGCGTGGTCGGGCTGAAGATGTCGTCCAAGCCGGCCCCGGCGCCGGAGGCGACGGCGTGA
- a CDS encoding acyl-CoA dehydrogenase family protein — MITWTEDQRSLRESVEGLADVLSDGHVEDDQRGAFPRAKWDRVAATGLLGLPVDAEHGGLGQDVLTTMHVLEGLGHASRDGGLSFSVSTHLASTATPLNRFGSDELKRRYLPRVAAGELIGAHAISEPSAGSDAMAMRTTAVRDGDHFVLNGSKAFVSNGPVADLVVVYARTGPAGTAAGTTAFLVPRDTPGLGFGGPIAKMGLKTSPLCELFLDDVRVPADHVLGRVGSGFLVLDYVMKREILYSFVINVGEMQRRLEQVVDYAKNRAQFGSTIGRFQSVQNLVVDMKVGTETARLWLYHTAQKLQSNKDTTIDVAISKLVASEAAVASAMNAVQVFGGYGYMAEYGLEKDLRNAVAGTIYSGTTQIQQGRIAAMLGL; from the coding sequence ATGATCACCTGGACCGAAGACCAGCGCTCCCTGCGGGAGTCGGTGGAGGGCTTGGCGGACGTGCTGTCCGACGGCCACGTCGAGGACGACCAGCGCGGCGCGTTCCCGCGCGCCAAGTGGGACAGGGTCGCCGCGACCGGCCTGCTGGGGCTGCCCGTCGACGCGGAGCACGGCGGCCTGGGCCAGGACGTCCTCACCACGATGCACGTGCTGGAGGGCCTGGGCCACGCCAGCCGCGACGGCGGCCTCAGCTTCTCCGTGTCGACCCACCTGGCCAGCACCGCCACCCCGCTCAACCGGTTCGGCTCGGACGAGCTGAAGCGGCGCTACCTGCCGCGGGTCGCGGCGGGCGAGCTGATCGGCGCGCACGCCATCTCCGAGCCGTCGGCCGGTTCGGACGCGATGGCCATGCGCACCACCGCCGTGCGCGACGGCGACCACTTCGTGCTCAACGGCAGCAAGGCGTTCGTCAGCAACGGCCCGGTCGCGGACCTCGTCGTCGTGTACGCGCGCACCGGCCCGGCCGGCACCGCCGCGGGCACCACCGCGTTCCTCGTGCCGCGCGACACGCCCGGCCTGGGCTTCGGCGGCCCGATCGCCAAGATGGGCCTGAAGACCTCGCCGCTGTGCGAGCTGTTCCTGGACGACGTGCGGGTGCCCGCCGACCACGTGCTCGGCCGCGTCGGCTCCGGTTTCCTGGTGCTGGACTACGTGATGAAGCGGGAGATCCTGTACTCGTTCGTCATCAACGTCGGCGAGATGCAGCGCCGGTTGGAGCAGGTCGTCGACTACGCCAAGAACCGCGCCCAGTTCGGCTCGACCATCGGCAGGTTCCAGTCGGTGCAGAACCTCGTGGTGGACATGAAGGTCGGCACCGAGACCGCCCGGCTGTGGCTCTACCACACCGCGCAGAAGCTCCAGTCCAACAAGGACACGACGATCGACGTCGCCATCAGCAAGCTGGTCGCCAGCGAGGCCGCGGTGGCCAGCGCGATGAACGCGGTGCAGGTCTTCGGCGGCTACGGCTACATGGCCGAGTACGGCCTGGAGAAGGACCTGCGCAACGCCGTCGCCGGGACCATCTACTCGGGCACCACCCAGATCCAGCAGGGCCGCATCGCGGCCATGCTCGGCCTCTGA
- a CDS encoding phosphopantetheine-binding protein — translation MSAPEIKRFVVEQFADDVTVDDLADDFDLLDNGVVDSLGLLRLIAWLGDRYSIPVDDVDIEPDDFRTVDAMTAFVARHRAVPAAG, via the coding sequence GTGTCCGCACCCGAGATCAAGCGCTTCGTCGTCGAGCAGTTCGCCGACGACGTCACGGTGGACGACCTCGCCGACGACTTCGACCTCCTCGACAACGGCGTGGTCGACAGCCTCGGGCTGCTCCGGCTCATCGCCTGGCTCGGCGACCGCTACTCGATCCCGGTCGACGACGTCGACATCGAGCCCGACGACTTCCGCACGGTCGACGCCATGACCGCGTTCGTGGCGCGGCACCGCGCCGTGCCCGCCGCCGGCTGA
- a CDS encoding nucleoside deaminase: MTDDELREHVRRAVALSLEHVERGGIPFSGLVVHPRQGVIGEGVNRVAANHDPLAHAEVVAIQDACAKLRVASLHGCTLIASGEPCALCYMAALYSGITTIVYAVDRHGAAAAGFDYSGSYSIFALPPERWPMDVRAMPVENGDEPFERWLANNTYSRR; this comes from the coding sequence GTGACCGACGACGAGCTGCGCGAGCACGTGCGCCGGGCGGTCGCCCTGTCGCTCGAGCACGTGGAGCGCGGCGGCATCCCGTTCTCCGGCCTGGTGGTGCACCCGCGCCAGGGCGTCATCGGCGAGGGCGTCAACCGCGTCGCCGCGAACCACGACCCCCTGGCGCACGCCGAGGTGGTGGCGATCCAGGACGCCTGCGCCAAGCTGCGGGTCGCCTCGCTGCACGGCTGCACGCTGATCGCCTCGGGCGAGCCGTGCGCGCTGTGCTACATGGCGGCGCTGTACAGCGGCATCACCACGATCGTCTACGCGGTGGACCGGCACGGCGCCGCGGCGGCCGGCTTCGACTACTCCGGCTCGTACAGCATCTTCGCCCTGCCGCCGGAGCGGTGGCCCATGGACGTGCGCGCGATGCCGGTGGAGAACGGCGACGAGCCGTTCGAGCGCTGGCTGGCGAACAACACCTATTCGAGGAGGTGA
- a CDS encoding aldolase — MPRTSLSAEAVRAVTARLADVESRAPEGRQPVHTCYAPADRVGPTTVRDWGAQALAALNEHAPDGLAAVLDLPPELADAVDGRVRAKLAAEPVEDLRIDFEDGYGARSDAEEDGDAERTALVLRDWLRDGVAPPRFGLRMKSFDTRALRERGIRTLDVFLTALGGAPDGFVITFPKVTSVAQVEVFGDVLDLFGLPLRFEVQVETTRSIVDPEGRLAVPRFIEAGRGRVTGLHFGTYDYTAGCGLAAAHQHLAHGACDFARNVMQVSAAGTGVALSDGSTNVLPVGDDVHEGWRTHYRLVRRSLAHGFYQGWDLHPAQLVTRYAAVHAFHLETAAADAGRLRAYVARAGGSVLDEPATARALSASFIRALDCGALDEGEIHRATGLSVTELRALVGRE, encoded by the coding sequence GTGCCGCGCACGTCGCTGTCGGCGGAGGCGGTGCGGGCGGTCACCGCGCGGCTCGCCGACGTGGAGTCGCGCGCGCCGGAGGGCAGGCAGCCGGTGCACACCTGCTACGCGCCCGCCGACCGGGTGGGTCCGACCACCGTGCGCGACTGGGGTGCGCAAGCGCTTGCGGCCCTGAACGAGCACGCCCCCGACGGCTTGGCCGCCGTGCTCGACCTGCCCCCGGAGCTGGCGGACGCCGTGGACGGCCGGGTGCGGGCGAAGCTGGCCGCCGAACCGGTCGAGGACCTGCGCATCGACTTCGAGGACGGCTACGGCGCCCGCTCCGACGCGGAGGAGGACGGCGACGCCGAGCGCACCGCGCTCGTGCTGCGGGACTGGTTGCGCGACGGCGTGGCGCCGCCGCGGTTCGGGCTGCGGATGAAGTCGTTCGACACCAGGGCGCTGCGCGAGCGCGGCATCCGGACGCTGGACGTCTTCCTCACCGCGCTGGGCGGCGCGCCGGACGGCTTCGTGATCACCTTCCCCAAGGTCACCTCGGTGGCGCAGGTCGAGGTGTTCGGCGACGTGCTGGACCTGTTCGGGCTGCCGCTGCGGTTCGAGGTCCAGGTCGAGACGACCCGGTCGATCGTGGACCCCGAGGGCAGGCTGGCCGTCCCGCGGTTCATCGAGGCCGGTCGCGGGCGCGTCACCGGCCTGCACTTCGGCACCTACGACTACACGGCCGGCTGCGGGCTGGCCGCGGCGCACCAGCACCTGGCGCACGGCGCGTGCGACTTCGCCCGCAACGTCATGCAGGTGTCCGCGGCGGGCACCGGTGTCGCGCTGTCCGACGGCTCCACCAACGTGCTGCCGGTCGGCGACGACGTCCACGAGGGCTGGCGCACGCACTACCGCCTGGTGCGCCGGTCGCTGGCTCACGGCTTCTACCAGGGCTGGGACCTGCACCCGGCGCAGCTCGTGACGAGGTACGCGGCGGTGCACGCGTTCCACCTCGAAACCGCGGCCGCCGACGCGGGTCGGCTCCGGGCGTACGTGGCGCGGGCGGGCGGTTCGGTGCTGGACGAGCCCGCGACCGCCCGGGCGC
- a CDS encoding ectoine synthase, whose amino-acid sequence MIIRSKEEVGFVHWGNGRSHRLLVEADGMGFALAHTVVAAGTQSKLQYRRHLEACYCVSGKGEVSTADGETHILEPGVMYALDQHDPHTLIAAPDEDLHLISVFNPPIRGDEKHRLDPNGYSQY is encoded by the coding sequence ATGATCATTCGCAGCAAGGAAGAGGTCGGGTTCGTCCACTGGGGCAACGGCCGGAGCCACCGCCTGCTGGTCGAGGCCGACGGCATGGGCTTCGCCCTCGCGCACACCGTCGTCGCCGCCGGCACCCAGTCGAAGCTCCAGTACCGCAGGCACCTGGAGGCGTGCTACTGCGTCTCCGGCAAGGGCGAGGTGAGCACCGCCGACGGCGAGACGCACATCCTGGAGCCCGGCGTGATGTACGCGCTGGACCAGCACGACCCGCACACCCTGATCGCGGCGCCGGACGAGGACCTGCACCTGATCAGCGTGTTCAACCCGCCGATCCGCGGCGACGAGAAGCACCGCCTCGACCCGAACGGGTACTCGCAGTACTGA
- a CDS encoding IclR family transcriptional regulator has protein sequence MAPEPTGGVQSLRRAFDLLERLADAGGEASLSELAATSGLPLPTIHRLIRTLVALGYVRQNTNRRYALGSRLIRLGEGASRQFGTWARPFLAQLVDQVEETANLAVLDGDEVVYVAQVPSRHSMRMFTEVGRRVLPHGTGVGKAMLAQLPRDEVRALLARTGLPAYTPNTITDPDELLAALDRIAAQGYALDESEQELGVRCIAVPLRGAPTPAAISVSGPDSRLTKDSAARILPQVLDTAGLLADRATRA, from the coding sequence GTGGCCCCTGAGCCCACCGGTGGCGTCCAGTCGCTGCGACGCGCCTTCGACCTGCTGGAACGCCTGGCCGACGCGGGCGGCGAGGCGAGCCTGTCCGAGCTGGCCGCCACCTCCGGCCTGCCGCTCCCGACCATCCACCGGCTGATCCGCACCCTGGTCGCGCTGGGGTACGTGCGGCAGAACACCAACCGCCGGTACGCGCTCGGGTCGCGGCTGATCCGGCTCGGCGAGGGCGCGTCGCGGCAGTTCGGCACGTGGGCGCGGCCGTTCCTGGCGCAGCTGGTCGACCAGGTGGAGGAGACCGCGAACCTGGCCGTGCTCGACGGCGACGAGGTGGTCTACGTGGCGCAGGTGCCGTCGCGGCACTCGATGCGGATGTTCACCGAGGTGGGCCGCCGGGTGCTGCCGCACGGCACCGGCGTGGGCAAGGCGATGCTGGCCCAGCTGCCGCGCGACGAGGTGCGGGCGCTGCTGGCGCGGACCGGGCTGCCCGCGTACACGCCGAACACGATCACCGACCCGGACGAGCTGCTGGCAGCGCTGGACCGGATCGCCGCGCAGGGGTACGCGCTGGACGAGAGCGAGCAGGAGCTGGGCGTGCGCTGCATCGCGGTGCCGCTGCGCGGCGCGCCGACACCGGCCGCGATCTCGGTGTCCGGACCGGACAGCAGGCTGACCAAGGACTCGGCCGCGCGCATCCTGCCCCAGGTGCTCGACACCGCCGGGCTGCTGGCCGACCGCGCGACTCGGGCCTGA
- a CDS encoding transglutaminase family protein, with translation MTTTSTRPDLLAATEFLDHDSPEVREFVARVVPDPAAMTPTEKAVALYYAVRDKVFYEVYGQDLSRTGLRAGSIAKQGQGFCLHKAILYAAAVRSVGIPSRLLCGEVRNHLASGRLKQVVGGDVFLHWLNAIELDGRWLRVTPVFNKVLCKLYGMRPLEFDGTADSLYHPFDEDGRERMEFVGPKTEFDDVDYDDVLRRMREKHPAMVGDDAHVAAEGSLAAEAPQVIGGACTPGGACS, from the coding sequence GTGACCACCACCAGCACCCGACCGGACCTGCTCGCCGCCACCGAGTTCCTGGACCACGACTCGCCCGAGGTGCGCGAGTTCGTGGCGCGCGTCGTCCCCGACCCGGCGGCGATGACGCCGACGGAGAAGGCGGTCGCGCTCTACTACGCGGTGCGCGACAAGGTGTTCTACGAGGTGTACGGCCAGGACCTGTCGCGGACCGGGCTGCGCGCCGGCTCCATCGCGAAGCAGGGCCAGGGGTTCTGCCTGCACAAGGCCATCCTCTACGCCGCCGCGGTGCGCTCGGTCGGCATCCCGAGCCGCCTGCTGTGCGGCGAGGTGCGCAACCACCTGGCCTCCGGGCGGCTCAAGCAGGTCGTCGGCGGGGACGTGTTCCTGCACTGGCTCAACGCGATCGAGCTGGACGGGCGCTGGCTGCGCGTCACGCCGGTGTTCAACAAGGTGCTCTGCAAGCTCTACGGCATGCGGCCGCTGGAGTTCGACGGCACGGCCGACTCGCTGTACCACCCGTTCGACGAGGACGGGCGGGAGCGGATGGAGTTCGTCGGGCCCAAGACCGAGTTCGACGACGTCGACTACGACGACGTGCTGCGGCGGATGCGCGAGAAGCACCCGGCGATGGTCGGCGACGACGCGCACGTGGCGGCGGAGGGCTCGCTCGCGGCCGAAGCGCCGCAGGTCATCGGCGGCGCCTGCACCCCCGGTGGCGCGTGCTCGTGA